tgcatctaGCGTTTACAAAGCTGcgggagataaccacttatgaggtgtttgtgcagtaatcaaccagaaccagaaccaaagCTCACTTTGAAAAGCAAAAATAATAATGACAATTATTTTACAATACCAAAGCAGGCAGCTAAAAAAAACAATCGTCAATTTAAGACTTTGTCTTTCAATATTCCACTGGGTGTGAATGTACtatctaaaactctcatttgtttgtttgtttgtgatcgaactacagccaaaacggtacacgatagcgtgacaattttaggcccactttactcactgtcatcgctttaatggtaatgcaagtagttttattgaaatcggtgttatattttttaagttatttacattttaaagtttaaatctatcctagggagggagggggtggaggggcggaggaaggaggaaggaggatggataagggggttgaggagttagtgggggaggggaaggggaggggattggacggagggggtgaagggagggaggataagggggttggaggggagggtgtggagggaggggtggagaggaataggggaggggggaggagaaggtgctgcaccaatgcaggagaggtttgggcccaacgggtccacttggtctagttttgaaTAAATATGTCTGGGGCAAGGTTTCTCAAAAGGTTAGTTTGAACATCAAATAAGATTTTCTATTTTCCGCTTGGATGACATTTTTCACAGTATTTGTTGACCTTTGTTATGTGCTTTAGCGCAATTCAATTATGATTGTTAACCCTTCAGAGTCTCTAATGAACTTGGGATATCTTCAttggaaaataaaaaaattatattgttcTTGAATTGCAAGCATTATTATTTGTCTTCAATGTACACATTCCATATTTGTCTAGCGCCAAATCAGATGCCGCGCTTGTATGTGTACTGCAGGACCTATTTAACAATTTAGAAGGCAGTGAGAATACTTCATTGAGGACAGATGAGTTGACAACACTCTTGAGAATGAATGGTAAGCTTTAGGTATGTATTTCTCTTTATCATTTCTGAATGTATCTATTAATCAAAAAAAATGTACAACTCTTAATTTGTCACTTGAGAGTGTATTGTCTATTTGTCAGTTAGAGTCAGAGTATCAGTTAGAGTAACATGGAAATAAGTCCTTCGGTTCAATtcattcatgccgaccaaaatgccccatttacacaATTGCccagtttggcccatattcctctatctATCCAAtcgatctacctgtccaaatgcttttaaatgttgttattctacctaccttaatcacttcctctggcagctcgttccatatacccaccaccctctgcagaacAAATTCGATCTTCGGGATCCTATTAAAATtgtcccctctcattttaaacctatgccttctagtctttgaatacttaccctggaaaaaagacttTGAGCACTCTGTTACAGTATGGGGGAAATCGCTGTTCGGACTcgctgtgccgaagggcctgtttccatgctatatctctaaatcaatTATGTTAATTGACGAAGAGAAAAAGAAAATAGTCACCTGGGGTTTAATCAGAGATCAAGAATGATCTGATTGAGTGAAAAACAAACGATTGGGACTCAGAAACCTGCTCCTAATTCTATGCTCACTTCTAACAATTGCTCTTAAGTTTATCAACAGCATGATATTGAGGAATGTTTCCGCAACATGATTAACAAGCTCCACACTGCAATGGAACCAGAGCAAAACATTCTGAAGGTAAAATGGATCTGTGGAGTTGCTTTCCGACAACTTAGTTTAGCTTCTGACTCAGTCTTCATTTATCTGGACTGATGTTTGTGATATTCACAATTCTGGTtcaatttttaatcaaaaaaaatAATGTTCAGAGTATATTAATTGACATCATGAAATGAAAGTTCATAAGGATTTCCaataagcttttttttttaattacctcAGAGAGATAGTATTTTATAGTTGATTTTCAATGATCAGTTTTATAACTAGAGTTAAATACTCAGAAGTTCTAATAGATGATTTTCTTGCTTTGAAACACAGTCTACAGTGTTCTTATGTATTTTGGTTTATTAGATCAGAATGCTAATTAAAAGCAAGAAACCGTGTCTGCTTCTTGGGATTGTCAAAGTTATTCATTGTAAAGATTGTAGAGCACAAaaggtacagcataggaacaggccctacagctTGCAATGTCTCTGCATGAACAaggtgccaagctaaactaatctcatctgcctgcaaatgcTCCATacacctccactccctgcatatccacgttccTATATAAAAGCCTATCAAATGTCACTATGGTttttgcctccaccactatccctggcagGCATCcagcaccctctatgtaaaaaacggCCCACGCGTCACTTTTACACATTGCTCctttcacattaaagctatgccctccagtctttcacaGTTCCACCGCAGGAAAATCCACCACCTAAATGACACTGATCACAGACACAATATTCGGCTTTGGACATGCCATTGGTTTCTATCCAATTTGGACAGGGAGAGGACACCTCATTTGATTGACCATCATAAGAGCCCATCTCCTCAGCACTTGTCTGTCTCTATAGTGTTAGAAAGTTGGACAACGTGCTAGTTCCAGGAAGAGCAATCCAAAGGTTAGTCACCGACGTCTTTAAAAATGCATCAAGAAATTACATAAAACATTACTACCCGAAGTCAATGATCCAACAATTGAAATGCAGTGAAGCCACAGATCTATCAAGGAAGAGGCTAGCATTTCCCTTATATCTGGACATACCAACCTTCTAACGTGTGTTCGCCCGCTACCAAATCCAATATCACAGTGCATCCTGACGTGCAAAGCCAGAGCTGTGACCATGCCCATGTCATTGTCCTTGTGAAGGGTCAGCAGAAACTCCAAATGTATCAAGCAATGTAGGGAATGGCAGGGTTATTCCGGGCCTTGTCCAAACTCTGTGAAGTTACAGGCAAATCGCTGGCAGGGTGTCATTTTGTAGCCCAGATACATTGTGGGCTTTTAACTAACCAAAATAGTTTCGATATCTCAAGAAAAATCAAATGTTTGTCAGTGCCTTCAATGAAACATTGGGATGGGACGTAaaataatttttgttttaaattcggTATTGCAGGAAACCTTAAATAACTGATCGTTGGCTTGGTGCTCATTAGACAATGTGTTCTAGTTTTATCAGATCAATATGGTTCAATCCTTGAAGTGTTCGTGGTGCACCAGCCATATTCAGATTGACTGTCCCTTCCTAGATTTGCCTCTACTCATTCACTCAGCCAACTCTTCAAGAAAGTTTGAACATTTGGTGAGTCGCAACAAGTTATAAAACAAATAAATTagtcggaagatagacacaaaaggctggagtaagtcagcgggtcagacagcatctctggagaaaattctccagagatgctgtccaacccattgtgttactccagctttttgtgtctatctttggtttaaaccatctgcagttccttcctacaaataactTAGTCCTATATTGCATTCAAGTTATTCTTTCACTTAAGTGAGACAATTATGTTGGTTCTGTTATGGAGTTCAGTAGAAATGGTGCATTAATTATCCAAATAGACTGAAATACTGAGAAACTGCAGGGATTTACAATATGATTCCCTACATGCTTGCTATATTGAATGGAAAAATAGTTAAGATTATTTTATTATACTTAATCTCTCTAGCTGATATTCATGGTCTCCTCATTTCTTCGGATTTAAAACGGAATTTCTGTGTTTTGTTAATAGGACAGTTAGAAAGTAAATACAGGTCTAGATTAACTTCCTCCCAAATGGTCTCATCTAAACCATAATTTGtcctttcaatttatttttttaaagaaatataatGTTCTCGGATTCAGAACAGATTTGTGTTCTTGATTTCCTGAAATCTTTCGTACACTGAAAATTCTTCCCAGTAACTCTGGATAATTAAGAAGAAAACGTTAACTGGAGCAATAAATCACTATAGCTTCTTCTACAGCACCTACAAACCGTCACCTTGGGTAGTCTAATAGGGCATAGGAAACATGCATGAGAAATCTACTTTCTGCACGTTGCCTCCAAGTTACTTTGACTTTATAACAGTTTACCATTCACCCATTGCCATCATGTCAACACCTTTGAACTTAATCAATAACAGCACCTGGATAGTTCTTGCAAAAAATTGGATTACAGTTATTCAAGAAGGTTCGATGATTTGGCAAGAAGTTGGCAGAATGGAACATCACATGGGAAAATGTGAGATTATTAACTttggaagaaaaaataaaaaagcaAATTATTAATTAAGCCGGGAGAGATTACAAAATGTTGCCACACAAAAGAGATCTGAAGGTTCTAGTCGTTCTTATATTTTACTCCAGATATCTTcaagttcttcttcttctttcttatgtcaactacaacaatcaaaagtgcaattggtgcttcagaataCCGTAGTTGgcactttgctgcaaatgttgcccgttccgtagaactacccagggtggacgacgaggatgtaaagcatTCAAGTTGAAAACCAAGTTCTAAGTTCCAATGATCCTCACATGCAGACAATGAAATAGTTGTTTAATATTACAAAGGGAACAAGTTTTTAATTGGGTTgaaacacaaccaaaaaaaatgcaGTAAATACTTAGCATTTGGGAATacgtggggagagaaacagaggttCATGTTTCAGATTGACGATCAATCGTCAGAATTAGCGAagagatcccgacctgaaacatcaactctgtttctctctccacagatgctgaggatttatagcattttctgtttttgttttacatttccaGTAACTGCAGTTCTTTTCTCATTTTCACATAATTGGATTGAATCAGTGCTTTAATATTTTAATGTCCCTTTATAAAGCAATTGAAATAAAGCCAGTTAATATTTTCATCTATGCAGCATTGTTATTGCTAACCTGTTCATCTGGCATAAATAGTACAGAGGTTACCAATCCTAAACCAATCTGACTACATAACTCTTCCAAGAAATACCGGTGAGGAACTGCAACAATGTGATTTTGAACTGCATCATGTGATTCATGATGAGGAACTGCAACAATGTGATTTTGCATCTCTTGCATGCATTAAAGCCAATGTGAATACCTAACCACCAGCATACTAGATatgctggtggaatttttctgacTTCTTATTTTCCTTTTAAGGAAATGGCTCTTCGGGAGTTTTTGAAGGAACAAACTATGGAAGATGACAATGCATGCTACTGTGACAGCTGTAACACAAAGACTAAAACAAAAATAGTAAGCTTTCAATATTGCTGTGAAGGCATTTGTATCATTCCACAAAACATTAACTCTTAGGGGTAAGAGGAAACAGTTGGAGCAACTAAATGGATGGAAACTGTATCTCAATGTGGAGTCATCTCCTTCAGCCCCTTAGTAAGCTTGACGTCATTCATAGGAAGAGTGTTATTATATTCACATAGGAAATAGGGATATTTGTATTTATAATTCTTTAGAACCCCCTACATACTGATGTAGTATTTGAAACGTACTAGAAATTTGAAAgagatgcttccaagatggcgcccaacccaggcgattaTTTGACTGCTTGCCACAGAAGCAGGTCTACAATCACATAATACAATCGCTCTtatactcttaaatctctatacactgtaaatggcgcgattgtaatcatgtattgtctttctgctgactgaatagcacacaacaaaagcttttcacagcacctaggtacacgtgagaataaactaaactaaactgtactataTTTCAGTATTGCGTCAACTTAACAAATTAATGATTTCCAAAAGTTAGAATCATCTCTTTCTTTTTGCGTGTATTACACATATTCCATCATATATTTTACAGAGATACTATTTTAACCATTTGCCAAGGATTCTCACTTTCCAACTAAAACGAGTTAACATTGATGGCTTCAGAATGCGATATCAGAAAATTAATGATTACGTCACTTTGCCGCTAAGTATTGAGTTTAATAAATCCCAGGTAAGACATTTGCCATTGTTACTGGTGCTAATAGTTCAGTATAAACTCCTCTTCTAAATTTCTATTTTACTGGAGGTAAATTCACACTGACTTTCAATTATTTGTTATTCTCCTTTTGTACTTTAATTGTGACTGAATCAGGCGGAGAGACGCTAGAAAGCATCGTCCTTCAGTTGCTGCAAATAATAGTAGGCAGTGTCTGTCATTGTTAATTTTAATACATTCTTTTTAATGTTTCATATTCTTcacttccaccattttgtgcagcTGAAACTATTTCACCCGTGTTTTACTACTTCATGCATCACCACAtgggatttttaattttttttactggTGAAACATATTATTGGCCCACAAGATTCAGTTTCATCTTGGAAAGATATAACTTAATTTAGTTTTGCTGTTAGCACGTGGTACTTTCTCCATAATTCTATTATTATAGATGGTTTCTACTTCTATATTATTGGAAACTTGAAGAGCCTCTGATTCATTAGCCTAACCTGCACAATTATGACCAATAGGTATCATAGTTCATACTTTTTCATAAATCCGTTTGTCTTAGGAGGAGGTTATTTGGCCCTTTGGTTTTATGTCACCCCTCAAAGCTATCCCGTGTATTAAATTCTTCCAATTATTACACTGTaacgtatcatagaaacataaatagaaacatagaaaataggtgcaggaggaggccattcggcccttcgagccagcaccgccattcattgtgatcatggctgatcatccacaatcaataacccgtgcctgccttctccccatatcccttgattccactatctatctaactctctcttaaatccatccaaatagcctccactgccctctgtggca
The genomic region above belongs to Rhinoraja longicauda isolate Sanriku21f chromosome 13, sRhiLon1.1, whole genome shotgun sequence and contains:
- the LOC144599250 gene encoding ubiquitin carboxyl-terminal hydrolase 47-like isoform X5; amino-acid sequence: MGNTMDKSDFVGLENQGATCYLNTLLQTWFMTPEVRECITSAKSDAALVCVLQDLFNNLEGSENTSLRTDELTTLLRMNVYQQHDIEECFRNMINKLHTAMEPEQNILKFYQINMVQSLKCSWCTSHIQIDCPFLDLPLLIHSANSSRKFEHLEMALREFLKEQTMEDDNACYCDSCNTKTKTKIRYYFNHLPRILTFQLKRVNIDGFRMRYQKINDYVTLPLSIEFNKSQDNCNEWILKATRGKRGKDISLRSKTAYLIMYRVPETNSISAAEDSDDWTIPVRVHCKINKSTAYLFDNFASRKKLSTTKSRGRRYKNVLVGATQNWTLKRGN